One Purpureocillium takamizusanense chromosome 1, complete sequence genomic window carries:
- the ATP23 gene encoding Mitochondrial inner membrane protease atp23 (BUSCO:EOG09264RBX~EggNog:ENOG503NW4U~COG:L~MEROPS:MER0127117), whose product MGSDSPSSTPAAAAGTGVPSSSNGGAPREVVNDPARTGFDPETKWWMNYFRILSGQMTKEGQFHYREWRYKVHEERDCKRCDEYRDWLFTYSPVVRFLSDKIRGLNGNLDRENILCRRCPARLEEDGQVHRQSGGFSPNHGILLCANEVRDRKHLEDTLAHEMVHAWDHLRWKVDWVGDKDLKHAACTEIRASMLSGECRFTREAFTRGQWSVTQQFQNCVRRRAINSVMARPRCKDEAQAAKVIDQVWDSCFTDTRPFDEVYR is encoded by the exons ATGGGATCCGActctccatcgtcgacgcccgccgccgccgccggcacgggggtgcccagctccagcaacggcggcgcccctcgcGAGGTCGTCAACGATCCCGCGCGCACGGGATTCGACCCGGAGACCAAGTGGTGGATGAACTACTTCCGCATCCTCTCGGGACAGATGACCAAGGAGGGTCAGTTCCATTACCGCGAATGGCGGTACAAGGTCCACGAGGAGCGCGACTGCAAGCGCTGCGACGAGTACCGCGATTGGCTCTTCACCTACTCGCCCGTTGTGCGCTTCCTCTCAGACAAGATCCGCGGCCTCAACGGCAACCTCGACCGCGAAAACAtcctctgccgccgctgtccgGCTCGcctcgaggaagacggccaGGTCCACCGCCAGTCGGGTGGCTTCAGCCCCAACCACGGCATCCTGCTGTGCGCAAACGAGGTCCGCGACCGCAAGCATCTGGAAGACACGCTTGCCCACGAGATGGTGCACGCTTGGGACCACTTGCGGTGGAAGGTTGATTGGGTGGGCGACAAGGACTTGAAGCACGCCGCATGCACAGAG ATCCGTGCCTCCATGCTTAGTGGCGAATGCCGCTTTACGCGAGAGGCATTTACCAGGGGGCAGTGGTCGGTGACACAGCAGTTCCAAAACTGCGTCCGCCGGAGGGCCATCAACTCCGTCatggcgcggccgaggtgcaaggacgaggcgcaggcggccaaggtgaTTGACCAAGTTTGGGACTCGTGCTTCACCGACACTCGTCCGTTTGACGAGGTATACCGGTGA
- the PRO1 gene encoding Glutamate 5-kinase (COG:E~EggNog:ENOG503NUC0~BUSCO:EOG09262IZO): MTDEGITSGRATPQPQQRQQAQVADMTKRSKSYTVVIKLGTSSIVDEKTHEPLLPILTLIVDTACKLRKDGHRVVIVSSGAIGVGLRRMDVDKRPKHLAQLQALAAIGQCRLIGLWDSLFAHMAQPVAQILLTRNDIADRTRYLNAQNTFNQLMDMGVIPIVNENDTLAVSEIKFGDNDTLSAITAAMIHADMLFLMTDVDCLYDKNPRTHPDARPIEIVDDINALEADVSSAGSALGTGGMGTKIVAARLGMLAGVTTIITRSSNPGNILGIVRYLTTPRTPSSSTSSESGDHHHHAVDSITQKTVSLNLSDPSTQFDDSEAPPLHTRFLPSSDPIQDRYFWLLHTPNPHGTVYIDAGCHRALLDKAGLLPVGVVDVEGHFAQSEVVRLVVVERRASSPGPDGKRWEGFAQEVGRIIVNYAAAEISMIMGHKSSQIENILGYADSEYVADRSHIGFFRPESRPVTPIRDLH; encoded by the exons ATGACGGACGAGGGAATTACGAGCGGCcgcgcgacgccgcagcctcagcaacgccagcagGCTCAAG TCGCCGACATGACGAAGCGTTCCAAGTCGTACACGGTCGTCATCAAGCTGG GCACAAGCTCCATCGTGGACGAAAAGACGCATGAGCCCTTGCTGCCCATTCTGACGCTCATCGTCGACACGGCTTGCAAGCTGCGCAAAGATGGCCACagggtcgtcatcgtctccTCTGGAGCCATTGGCGTGGGCTTGCGCCGCATGGACGTTGACAAGCGGCCAAAGCACCTAGCACAGCTACAG GCTCTAGCCGCAATAGGCCAATGCCGCCTCATCGGCCTTTGGGACAGTCTGTTTGCCCACATGGCCCAGCCCGTTGCTCAGATCCTGTTGACCAGGAATGACATTGCTGAT CGAACACGATACCTAAATGCTCAAAACACATTCAACCAGCTCATGGACATGGGCGTCATCCCCATTGTCAACGAAAACGATACCTTGGCCGTTTCTGAAATTAAGTTTGGCGACAACGATACCCTCTCTGCGATCACGGCCGCCATGATCCACGCAGACATGCTTTTCCTCATGACCGACGTCGACTGTCTGTACGACAAGAACCCCCGGACGCACCCTGACGCGCGCCCCATTGAGATTGTGGACGATATAAATGCCCTTGAGGCTGACG TCTCAAGTGCCGGCTCAGCCTTGGGgacgggcggcatgggcaccAAGATCGTCGCTGCGAGGCTGGGCATGCTGGCGGGTGTCACAACGATAATTACCCGGTCCTCCAATCCGGGCAAcatcctcggcatcgtccgCTACCTCACCACCCCGCGgacccccagcagcagcacgtcaTCCGAGTCTGgtgaccaccaccaccacgctgTAGACAGCATCACGCAGAAGACTGTCTCCCTTAACCTGTCCGACCCGTCGACGCAGTTTGATGATTCCGAGGCTCCTCCCCTGCACACACgcttcttgccgtcgagTGATCCTATCCAGGATCGCTACTTCTGGCTCCTTCACACCCCCAACCCGCATGGCACCGTCTACATTGACGCCGGCTGCCACAGGGCCCTGCTTGACAAGGCAGGCCTGCttcccgtcggcgtcgtagACGTCGAGGGTCACTTCGCGCAGTCCGAAGTTGTCCGTTTGGTCGTCGTGGAGAGGCGCGCTTCCTCTCCTGGACCGGATGGGAAGCGCTGGGAGGGCTTCGCTCAGGAGGTGGGCCGCATCATAGTCAactacgccgccgccgagatctCCATGATCATGGGACATAAGAGCTCCCAGATCGAGAACATTCTCGGTTACGCAGACAGCGAGTACGTTGCTGACCGGTCGCACATTGGCTTCTTCAGGCCAGAGAGCCGCCCAGTCACACCGATCCGGGATTTGCATTGA
- the NIP7 gene encoding ribosome biosynthesis protein nip7 (COG:J~EggNog:ENOG503NVZ1~BUSCO:EOG09264PD5), translating into MRPLTEQESKTLFTKLANYTGSSLKNLIAPLDDSPNADRFVFRLVKDRVYYVRLSIANLATSIAREKLLSLGTCIGKFTKTGKFRLHITALEILSEHARWKVWVRPNGEMPFLYGGNVVKAHVGRWSDDCPEHQGVVVYSMNDTPLGFGLTARSSAEARRLDPTGITVFRQADCGEYLRDEDNLFATT; encoded by the exons ATGCGCCCTCTCACAGAACAGGAGAGCAAGACGCTCTTCACCAAGCTGGCCAACTACACGGGCAGCTCGCTCAAGAACCTCATTGCGCCGCTCGACGACTCGCCGAATGCCGATCGCTTCGTCTTTCGCCTCGTCAAGGATCGCGTCTACTACGTTCGCCTGTCAATCGCCAACCTGGCCACGTCTATAGCGCGCGAGAAGCTACTGTCCCTGGGGACCTGCATTG GCAAGTTTACCAAGACCGGCAAATTCCGCCTGCATATTACCGCGCTCGAGATCCTCTCCGAGCACGCCCGATGGAAGGTCTGGGTGCGGCCCAACGGAGAGATGCCGTTCCTGtacggcggcaacgtcgtcaAGGCGCACGTCGGGCGATGGTCCGACGACTGCCCCGAGCACCAGGGAGTCGTCGTCTACAGCATGAATGATACGCCTCTGGGCTTCGGCCTCACTgcgaggagctcggccgaggcgcggcggcttgaCCCGACGGGCATAACCGTCTTCAGGCAGGCCGACTGCGGCGAGTACCTGCGCGACGAAGACAATCTGTTTGCTACGACCTAG